The genomic segment CAGCACTATGGCGGAGGCACCATCACTGATAACCGAGGCATTGCCCGCGGTGATACTTCCATCCTCTTCAAAGGCGGGTCTTAGGGATTGAAGCGCCTGGAAGGTGGTTTGGGTCCTGGGTGCCTCATCGGTGGTTATCGTATGCAGCTTACGCCGGGCAGTGTAGGAAACGCTTGCCAGCTCTTGTGAAAAGTGTCCTGCCTCAATGGCGATGGCGGCTTTTTGCTGGCTTAGCAGGGCAAATCGGTCTTGCTCTGCCCGGCTTATTTGGAGTTCCCGGGCGATATTTTCTGCGGTGACTCCCATATGGTATTGATTGAACACATCGGTCAGGCCATCTTTTAACAGGCTGTCCAGGGCATTTTGGTGGCCCAGGCGAACGCCGCTGCGGATCGCAGGGCTCAGGATGAAGGGCGCCTGGGACATGCTTTCCATGCCGGCGGTGATGACCCGCTCGGCTTGTCCGCACTGGATATGGCCTGCTCCATCCATGACGGCCTTTAACCCGCTTCCGCATACCATGTTGAGGCTGTAGCTTGGAGTTTGTTCGGGGATCCCGGCGGCCATGGCTGCCTGCCGGGCAGGCCCCATGCCACTGCCGGCACTCAGCACGTGTCCGGCAATGACTTCATCAATACTTTGGGGATTAAGGCCACTTTGGGAGAGCGCCTCCTTAATGGCGACCGCTGCGAGCTCTGCTGCGCTTGGTGAGGAGAGGGCGCCGTTGAAGTTGCCCATGGGGGTGCGTTTGGCCCCCAGGATATAAACCTTTTCCATCCTGGAATCTCAATGTTAACTAAATGTTAATTCATTCTAGGTGGATAGAGTGCGCGCTGTTACCCCTAAAAATTCAAAGTCAGTTCTCAAAAATGCAAAGCACCTTATTTGTGCCGGGCGAGTAAGAACTCCTTGAAGTGGCTGGCGATGGGGAGGCCTTGGCTGGCGGGTGATAGTAAAGATTAAGGCTCCAGTCACTGGTCTCATACTCTGTGAGCAGGGGGATAAGGCTCCCGCTTTCAATCTCATCTTTGACCAGAAACTTCGGAAGGTAAGCGATGCCGGCTCCCAGCCTGGCGCTTTTCAGCAGCAGATCGCTGTCGTTGACCTCCAGTGACTTGGGAACCTTGATGATCTGAACCTCATCCTCCTGTTTGAAGATCCACTCATTGCTGCCGGTCAGGGTGCTGGCAAACAGACACTGGTGCTGAGCTAGCTGCTGCGGCGTCTTGGGAGCCCCACACCGAGCCAGATAGCTTGCAGCGGCGACCATGACAAAGGGCGAGCGCATGATCTCCCTGCGTACCAGGTGAAGATCTTTCTCCCGATAACCCTGGTAATTGGCATTGGCGCTGATCATCAGATCTGCCTCATCGGCAAGATCCAAGGCCCAGGGGGTGATCTTGAGATTGATGAGAACCTGTGGATGATCCATAAGATAGCAACTGACTTTCTCCATCAGGTAGTGGTTTGCATAGACCGGGGTGCAGATGAGGTTGAGTTGGCCTTTGTCATGGCTTTGATAGTCCTGCATGGCCCGGCAAAGCTGCTCTGATCTGTCCACCAGGGGAGAGAAGTCATCGAGCAGTTTCTGCCCGGCTGCGGTGGGAGTGAGTAAGCGGTTGCTACGCCGGCACAGGGACATCCCGAAGTGCTGCTCAAGTTCCCGGAGCCAGCGGCTTCCGGCAGAGACCGACAGCTCAAACTTACGGGCCGCGGCGGAGATGGAACCGCTGCGGATGGCGCATACAAAAAAAGCCATTTTATCTAACATCATGGAGAGACTCTTATTGAGTGACGAGCAGCTCGGTGATCATCTTGCCCGCTTTTCCCTGGGGACGGTCGTAGGGGTAGACAAGCTGAGGCGTAAAAGAGAAGCGGGAACCGGAGAGGAGGTTCAGCTCGACCAGCTCGCGGTTTCTTAGCTCCTGCTCTATGAGGTAAAGGGGCATCCAGCCAAATCCCATCCCCATCATCAGCGCCGTTTTCTTGCTCTGAAAACTGTGCATGT from the Dongshaea marina genome contains:
- a CDS encoding acetyl-CoA C-acetyltransferase, which codes for MEKVYILGAKRTPMGNFNGALSSPSAAELAAVAIKEALSQSGLNPQSIDEVIAGHVLSAGSGMGPARQAAMAAGIPEQTPSYSLNMVCGSGLKAVMDGAGHIQCGQAERVITAGMESMSQAPFILSPAIRSGVRLGHQNALDSLLKDGLTDVFNQYHMGVTAENIARELQISRAEQDRFALLSQQKAAIAIEAGHFSQELASVSYTARRKLHTITTDEAPRTQTTFQALQSLRPAFEEDGSITAGNASVISDGASAIVLASETATRQQGLTPLAEVVGYAQAGVSPKLMGLGPVPAIHKALEKSGLKLDEIDCFELNEAFAAQSLGVIRQLSEQHGVEEKWLLERTNLSGGAIALGHPLGSSGNRILTTLVYQLHRNQLDYGLASLCIGGGMGVALIIKRCPPEVQ
- a CDS encoding LysR substrate-binding domain-containing protein; the encoded protein is MARLSEVTQEQLLGHVELTIHDSGDTHKQKLDELQFGGDRVFYMHSFQSKKTALMMGMGFGWMPLYLIEQELRNRELVELNLLSGSRFSFTPQLVYPYDRPQGKAGKMITELLVTQ
- a CDS encoding LysR family transcriptional regulator, which produces MMLDKMAFFVCAIRSGSISAAARKFELSVSAGSRWLRELEQHFGMSLCRRSNRLLTPTAAGQKLLDDFSPLVDRSEQLCRAMQDYQSHDKGQLNLICTPVYANHYLMEKVSCYLMDHPQVLINLKITPWALDLADEADLMISANANYQGYREKDLHLVRREIMRSPFVMVAAASYLARCGAPKTPQQLAQHQCLFASTLTGSNEWIFKQEDEVQIIKVPKSLEVNDSDLLLKSARLGAGIAYLPKFLVKDEIESGSLIPLLTEYETSDWSLNLYYHPPAKASPSPATSRSSYSPGTNKVLCIFEN